A single genomic interval of Arctopsyche grandis isolate Sample6627 chromosome 8, ASM5162203v2, whole genome shotgun sequence harbors:
- the LOC143915276 gene encoding caveolin-2-like: MFNFEEDMDDSNHRDPRDLNRHIQVDFNDVLGEPDGVRSLKCSWIFNKFFYKFANISVYIVLSLLVGPILAFCWGIVYGIVAFLWIWVVGPTTRLVTLAFGTIYNLTRPCTQAVIAPCFEACGALFSNIRLKHYSLNNLPEKDAPFLV, from the exons ATGTTTAACTTCGAAGAAGACATGGACGATTCCAACCACAGGGACCCAAGAGATTTAAACAGACACATCCAG GTAGACTTCAACGATGTCTTAGGCGAACCTGATGGTGTCCGGAGTCTCAAATGTTCGTGGATCTTTAACAAGTTCTTCTATAAATTTGCCAATATTAGTGTATATATTGTGCTGTCACTATTAGTGGGACCGATATTGGCATTCTGCTGGGGTATCGTGTATGGAATAGTGGCGTTTCTC TGGATTTGGGTAGTTGGTCCCACTACCCGACTGGTGACTTTAGCGTTTGGaacaatatataatttgactCGTCCATGTACCCAAGCTGTTATAGCACCATGCTTTGAGGCTTGTGGTGCTCTATTTAGCAACATCCGATTGAAACATTACTCACTTAACAACCTTCCGGAAAAAGATGCACCTTTCCTGGTGTAA